The following proteins are encoded in a genomic region of Arachis ipaensis cultivar K30076 chromosome B02, Araip1.1, whole genome shotgun sequence:
- the LOC107626558 gene encoding putative disease resistance protein At3g14460 isoform X1, whose translation MAGALVGGAFLSGFINVVFDRFLTMDAVNLVLGKKLGPDLVERLKTALLGAEALVADAEMKQFGNPSVRKWLDSLRDAVYCAEDLLDAVLLKATTQKNASSSWNLSSFINRDRDDMVDRMEAVVRRIEDLGKQKDFLGLEKLPTSSWRTPSSSLVKGSVYGREDDKKALVQMLKDNNDHHLSVIAIVGIGGVGKTTLAQWLYNNQEEFMKGFDLKAWVCVSEKFEVVETTRNVIKEISPDTQGLEHFNSLHRALKEKLSNKKFFIVLDDVWSDDGDKWSNFMTPFQQNGNKGSILLLTTRAKNVASAVQNCHPYFLRKLSEDYCWSVFAENASFPQSNGRAALEEIGRKIVKKCDGLPLAAETLGRLLRTKHDVEEWNKILMSDIWEFSLEKSKIIPALLISYFHLPPYLKRCFVYCALFPKDFEFVKDELILLWMTEDLLPPPKRGESLEEVGCECFDELTSRLFFTEIQDYHDDHYFVMHDLLHDLAIFLAGDFYCNSEELGKEEEIRIQTRHLYVDLRHCSSKLYNSISKVESLRTLLLFSDFSSLNCNIEAATCEILSKCKYLRVLSFRKFNIFDEVTNSIGELIHLHYLDLSYTGIETLPESFCSLCNLQTLKLYECSELTTLPSGLHNLVSLRHLDIRGTSLEEMPRKMSKLNQLYVLSSFVVGKHEDNGIQELGGLVNLHGCLEIKKLENIVDVKEAKRAKIMDKKHIDELCLEWSSGDDIVSSTQKERDILDNLQPQNGLKELKIKGYKGTIFPDWLGNCSYQNMTRVSLKSCKNCCMLPSLGQLPSLKSLSIEGFDLLRSIGEEFYKNEGDHHSSHIAPFPSLEILLFDSMACWEVWHVSESETFPKLRKLEIRNCPMLEEEMLNQVFFRIVSSLSDVSKVRKLHIYGNDFGQHIETNLYGDTLSIRGREYVWESALKAMMSMNHLSCLQEIHIIGYSYHVSFPGNCFPKSLQKLKIRSCRKLEFPEQQQHKYDMVELQIEHSCDSLSSLSLDVFPNLKNLQIERCRNLESVSMSEAPHAALQRLSITSCHKLVSFAGGGLAAPNLTHLEISNCDKLVSFAGEGLAAPNLTHLQVRCCSKLEALPRDMKGLLPTLQSLEIYGCQRVVCRLT comes from the coding sequence ATGGCTGGTGCACTTGTTGGTGGAGCTTTTCTTTCTGGCTTCATTAATGTTGTCTTTGACCGGTTCCTGACAATGGATGCTGTCAACTTGGTGTTGGGCAAGAAACTTGGCCCTGACTTGGTTGAAAGGCTGAAGACTGCTCTGTTGGGTGCTGAAGCTCTTGTTGCTGATGCTGAGATGAAGCAGTTCGGTAATCCATCTGTGAGGAAGTGGCTCGATAGTCTCCGGGATGCTGTTTACTGTGCTGAGGACTTGCTGGATGCTGTCCTCCTCAAAGCCACCACTCAAAAGAATGCAAGTTCTTCCTGGAACCTTAGCTCCTTCATCAACCGAGATAGAGATGACATGGTAGACAGGATGGAAGCGGTGGTTAGAAGAATTGAGGATCTTGGAAAACAAAAAGATTTCCTAGGTCTTGAAAAGCTTCCCACTAGTAGCTGGAGGACTCCATCCAGTTCTCTTGTAAAAGGGAGTGTGTATGGCAGGGAGGATGACAAGAAGGCCTTAGTCCAGATGCTGAAGGACAACAATGATCATCACCTGTCTGTGATAGCTATTGTTGGCATAGGTGGGGTTGGTAAAACAACTTTAGCCCAATGGCTGTACAACAATCAGGAGGAGTTCATGAAGGGATTTGATCTGAAAGCATGGGTTTGCGTTTCGGAGAAGTTTGAAGTTGTTGAGACTACAAGGAATGTCATAAAGGAGATCTCTCCAGATACTCAAGGTCTTGAGCATTTTAATTCACTTCACCGCgctttgaaagaaaaattgtcgAATAAGAAGTTCTTTATTGTTCTGGATGATGTTTGGAGTGATGATGGTGACAAATGGAGTAATTTTATGACCCCTTTCCAACAAAATGGGAATAAGggaagtattcttcttctgactaCTCGGGCGAAAAATGTTGCTTCCGCAGTTCAAAATTGTCACCCTTATTTTCTCAGGAAGTTGTCGGAGGACTATTGTTGGTCAGTATTTGCAGAAAATGCATCTTTTCCACAGTCAAATGGGAGAGCAGCACTTGAAGAAATAGGTAGAAAGATTGTCAAGAAGTGTGATGGTTTGCCATTAGCTGCAGAAACACTTGGTCGCTTGTTACGTACAAAGCATGATGTTGAGGAATGGAACAAGATACTAATGAGTGACATTTGGGAATTTTCTCTGGAGAAGAGTAAGATTATTCCAGCATTACTGATAAGTTACTTCCATCTTCCTCCATATTTAAAGCGTTGTTTTGTTTATTGTGCTTTATTTCCCAAGGATTTTGAATTTGTGAAAGATGAATTAATCCTTTTGTGGATGACAGAAGATCTTTTACCACCACCAAAGAGAGGAGAGAGTTTAGAAGAAGTTGGTTGTGAGTGTTTTGATGAACTTACTTCCAGATTATTTTTCACAGAGATTCAAGATTATCATGATGATCATTATTTTGTGATGCATGATCTGTTGCATGATTTAGCAATATTCCTTGCTGGAGATTTCTATTGCAACTCAGAAGAACTTGGTAAAGAGGAGGAGATAAGGATTCAGACTCGGCATTTGTATGTAGATTTACGTCATTGTAGCTCGAAACTTTATAATTCTATTTCTAAAGTAGAATCTTTGAGAACATTATTATTGTTTAGCGATTTCTCATCTCTCAACTGCAACATTGAAGCGGCAACATGTGAGATATTATCAAAGTGTAAATACTTGAGAGTTTTATCCTTTagaaaatttaatatatttgatgAGGTGACTAATTCAATTGGAGAATTGATCCATCTGCACTACCTGGATCTCTCTTATACTGGAATAGAGACATTACCCGAGTCTTTTTGCAGCTTGTGTAATTTGCAAACATTGAAGTTGTATGAATGCTCTGAGCTAACAACGCTGCCTAGTGGTTTGCATAATCTTGTGAGTCTGCGGCATCTTGATATTAGAGGAACTTCTTTGGAAGAAATGCCCAGAAAAATGAGCAAATTGAATCAGTTGTACGTTCTAAGTTCCTTTGTCGTTGGCAAGCACGAAGACAATGGAATCCAGGAGTTAGGAGGGCTGGTAAATCTTCATGGATGCCTTGAGATTAAGAAGTTGGAGAATATTGTTGATGTGAAAGAAGCAAAGAGGGCAAAGATAATGGATAAGAAGCACATTGATGAATTATGTTTGGAATGGTCTTCAGGTGATGATATAGTTTCAAGCACACAAAAAGAAAGAGACATCCTCGATAACTTGCAACCGCAGAATGGGTTGAAAGAGTTGAAAATCAAGGGATACAAGGGTACAATATTTCCAGATTGGTTGGGGAACTGTTCCTACCAAAACATGACACGTGTATCTCTAAAGTCTTGCAAGAATTGCTGCATGCTGCCTTCACTTGGACAGCTGCCATCTCTTAAGTCCCTAAGCATTGAAGGTTTCGATCTGCTGAGGAGTATTGGCGAGGAGTTTTACAAGAATGAAGGAGATCATCATTCTTCGCATATTGCACCGTTTCCCTCACTCGAGATTTTGTTATTTGATAGCATGGCATGTTGGGAGGTGTGGCACGTATCTGAGTCGGAAACATTTCCTAAACTTAGGAAGCTTGAAATAAGAAATTGCCCAATGTTGGAGGAAGAGATGCTTAATCAGGTATTCTTCAGAATCGTTTCTTCTTTGTCGGATGTTTCCAAAGTTCGCAAACTACATATATACGGCAATGATTTTGGACAGCACATCGAGACCAATCTTTATGGGGATACTTTATCAATTAGGGGACGTGAATATGTGTGGGAGTCTGCATTAAAGGCAATGATGAGCATGAACCATCTAAGTTGCCTCCAAGAAATACACATCATAGGGTATTCCTATCATGTATCCTTTCCGGGAAATTGTTTTCCCAAATCTTTGCAAAAGCTGAAAATCCGGAGTTGTAGAAAACTAGAATTCCCAGAGCAACAGCAGCACAAGTATGATATGGTAGAGCTACAAATAGAACACAGCTGCGATTCACTGAGCTCCTTGTCGTTGGATGTCTTTCCCAATCTCAAGAATCTCCAGATAGAAAGGTGTAGGAATCTGGAATCAGTGTCAATGTCAGAGGCACCACACGCTGCTCTTCAACGTCTCTCCATAACTTCCTGCCACAAATTAGTGTCATTTGCAGGAGGAGGACTGGCTGCACCCAACTTGACTCATCTCGAGATCTCTAATTGCGACAAATTAGTGTCATTTGCAGGAGAAGGACTGGCTGCACCCAACTTGACTCATCTTCAAGTCAGATG
- the LOC107621888 gene encoding putative UDP-rhamnose:rhamnosyltransferase 1: MSENATQHVVMLPWSAFGHLIPFFQLSIDIAKSGIHVSFISTPKNIQRLPKPPSDLSHLLHLVEIPFPSSLDSSHLSGGEATVDIPFDKIQYLKLAWDQMQNPVKEFVSKLQPNWIICDFHAHWTVVIAQELHVKLMYFSVYSASTIVFFGPPGRMRAPTLPEVLTSPREWVNFPSSVAFQRNEAIAFYQSAYIENVTGLRDIDRIASVIDGANALSFRSCYEMEGEYLNLYQELIEKPVIPIGLLPPEMPERRFVDESWSKTFEWLDAQATKSVVFVGFGSECKLSKEQVFEIAYGLELSELPFLWTLRKPSWAIHDHDSLPLGFCERTSKRGKVCIGWAPQKEILAHKSIGGSLFHSGWGSIIETLMFGHTLVVLPFVVDQPLNGKALVDKGLAIEVKRNNEDGSFSRDDIAKCLREAMVLEEGEMLRIKTREIAKVVGDLKLHHDYMKAFVKFLRT, translated from the coding sequence ATGTCTGAGAATGCAACTCAACATGTGGTGATGCTTCCATGGTCTGCATTTGGCCACTTGATTCCGTTTTTCCAACTCTCCATAGACATAGCCAAATCAGGCATTCATGTCTCCTTCATTTCAACACCAAAGAACATTCAAAGGCTTCCAAAACCACCTTCAGATTTATCTCATCTTTTACATTTGGTGGAAATTCCATTTCCATCATCATTAGACTCATCACATCTCTCTGGTGGTGAGGCCACTGTGGACATTCCATTTGACAAAATTCAGTACCTCAAGTTGGCATGGGATCAAATGCAAAATCCAGTGAAGGAATTTGTGTCTAAGTTGCAACCGAATTGGATCATTTGTGACTTTCATGCACACTGGACTGTAGTCATTGCTCAAGAGCTTCAtgtgaaactcatgtacttctctgTTTACTCTGCTTCCACTATTGTGTTCTTTGGACCACCCGGTCGAATGAGAGCACCAACATTGCCAGAAGTCCTAACATCACCAAGAGAATGGGTGAATTTTCCGTCTTCAGTGGCTTTTCAACGAAACGAGGCCATTGCGTTCTATCAAAGTGCATACATAGAAAACGTGACCGGGTTAAGAGACATTGATAGGATTGCCAGTGTAATAGACGGCGCAAATGCTCTATCATTTCGCAGCTGCTATGAGATGGAAGGTGAGTATTTGAATCTATATCAAGAACTTATTGAGAAGCCAGTGATTCCTATAGGTTTGCTTCCTCCGGAGATGCCAGAGAGAAGATTTGTTGATGAGTCTTGGAGTAAGACTTTCGAGTGGCTTGATGCGCAAGCAACAAAGTCGGTAGTCTTTGTTGGGTTTGGTAGTGAGTGTAAGTTGAGCAAAGAGCAAGTTTTTGAGATAGCTTATGGATTAGAGCTTTCTGAATTACCATTTTTGTGGACATTGAGAAAACCAAGCTGGGCAATTCATGATCATGATTCTCTGCCTCTTGGATTTTGTGAAAGAACGTCAAAGAGAGGAAAAGTTTGTATTGGATGGGCACCACAAAAGGAAATTTTAGCACATAAATCTATTGGGGGGTCTTTGTTTCATTCTGGCTGGGGATCTATAATTGAGACTTTGATGTTTGGCCACACTCTTGTAGTGTTGCCATTCGTTGTTGATCAACCTCTCAATGGAAAGGCTTTGGTTGATAAGGGTCTTGCCATTGAAGTGAAGAGAAATAATGAAGATGGTTCATTTAGTAGAGATGACATAGCCAAATGCCTCAGAGAAGCTATGGTATTGGAGGAAGGAGAGATGCTTAGAATCAAGACAAGAGAAATCGCTAAAGTTGTAGGAGATTTGAAGCTTCACCATGATTACATGAAAGCATTTGTCAAGTTTCTTAGGACTTGA
- the LOC107626555 gene encoding UDP-glycosyltransferase 91C1-like: protein MAENTTQHVVMLPWSAFGHLIPFFQLSIAIAKSGIHVSFISTPKNIQRLPKPPSDLSHLLHLVEIPFPLSLDSSQLSGAEATMDIPFDKIQYLKLAWDQMQNPVKEFVSKLLPNWIICDFHPHWIVEIAQELHVKLMYFSVYSASTIVFYGPPDRMRAKTSPEDLTSPREWMNFLSSVAFQRNEAIAFYQDAYVENVSGLRDIDRFAKMIGASNAVSFRSCYEMEGEYLNLYQELIGKPVIPIGLLPLEKPERRFVDESWSKTFEWLDAQETKSVVFVGFGSECKLTKEQVFEIAYGLELSEFPFLWTLRKPSWTIHDHDSLPLGFCERTSKRGKVCIGWAPQKEILAHKSIGGSLFHSGWGSIIETLMFDHILVVLPFVVDQPLNAKALHDKGLAIEVKRNNEDGSFSRDDIAKCLREAMVLEEGEKLRIKTREVAKVVGDLKLHNGYMEAFVKFLKTYEFANRSCFLA from the coding sequence atgGCTGAGAATACAACTCAACATGTGGTGATGCTTCCATGGTCTGCATTTGGCCATTTGATTCCATTTTTCCAACTCTCCATAGCCATAGCCAAATCAGGAATTCATGTCTCCTTCATTTCAACACCAAAGAACATTCAAAGGCTTCCAAAGCCACCTTCAGATTTATCTCATCTTTTACATTTGGTGGAAATTCCATTTCCATTATCATTAGACTCATCACAACTTTCTGGTGCTGAGGCCACTATGGACATCCCATTTGACAAGATTCAGTACCTGAAGTTGGCATGGGATCAGATGCAAAATCCAGTTAAGGAATTTGTGTCTAAATTGCTACCGAATTGGATCATTTGTGACTTTCATCCACACTGGATAGTAGAGATAGCACAAGAGCTTCAtgtgaaactcatgtacttctctgTTTACTCTGCTTCCACTATTGTGTTCTATGGACCACCCGATCGAATGAGAGCTAAAACATCGCCAGAAGACCTAACATCACCAAGAGAATGGATGAATTTTCTGTCTTCAGTGGCTTTCCAACGAAATGAGGCCATTGCATTCTACCAAGATGCATATGTAGAAAATGTGTCCGGTTTAAGAGACATTGATAGGTTTGCCAAGATGATAGGCGCCTCAAATGCTGTTTCATTTCGCAGCTGCTATGAGATGGAAGGTGAGTATTTGAATCTATACCAAGAACTTATTGGGAAGCCAGTGATTCCTATAGGTTTGCTTCCTCTGGAGAAGCCGGAGAGAAGATTTGTTGATGAGTCATGGAGTAAGACATTCGAGTGGCTTGACGCACAAGAAACAAAATCAGTAGTCTTTGTTGGGTTTGGTAGTGAGTGTAAATTGACCAAAGAGCAAGTTTTTGAGATAGCTTATGGATTAGAGCTTTCTGAATTTCCGTTTTTATGGACATTGAGAAAACCAAGTTGGACAATTCATGATCATGATTCTCTGCCTCTTGGATTTTGTGAAAGAACATCAAAGAGAGGAAAAGTTTGTATTGGATGGGCACCACAAAAGGAAATTTTGGCACATAAATCTATTGGGGGGTCTTTGTTTCATTCTGGCTGGGGATCTATAATTGAGACTTTGATGTTTGACCACATTCTTGTAGTATTGCCATTTGTTGTTGATCAACCTCTTAATGCAAAGGCTTTGCATGATAAGGGTCTTGCCATTGAAGTGAAGAGAAACAATGAAGATGGTTCATTTAGTAGAGATGACATAGCCAAATGCCTTAGAGAAGCTATGGTATTGGAGGAAGGAGAGAAGCTCAGAATAAAGACTAGAGAAGTTGCTAAAGTTGTAGGAGATTTGAAGCTTCACAATGGTTACATGGAAGCATTTGTCAAGTTTCTTAAGACGTATGAATTTGCGAATAGATCTTGTTTTTTAGCctaa